In Gadus morhua unplaced genomic scaffold, gadMor3.0, whole genome shotgun sequence, the sequence CCATTTGTTATCAAATCTCCATTTAGGAGGACCTTTGTATTCTTTATGAACCTTAAGCTCTAAAGATACTGCAGCATGATCAGATATTATTATGCCATTGTAATAACAACTCTTGATTTTGAATACTGAGGTGTTAGAAATTAGAAAATAATCAAGTCTGGAATAGGTATTGTATGTAGTAGAATGACATGAGAATTCTCTCTTATCTGGGTTATGTTTCCTAAATATATCACACAGCCCCAGCTCTGCCATGAAGTGGTGAATTACCTTTCTTGTATGACAATGAGATGAGTCTAGACCACCCTCACGGTCCATATTTGGTTTCAGAACACAATTGAAATCTCCCCCCATTATAACTTCCCCCCTTAAGGTTGAAATTGTTAGAAAAATATTCTTGTAGAAATCAGGATCATCCTTATTTGGCCCGTAGACATTTACTAAATTAAGGTAATTTCCAAGTAAACTACCGTGTAGAACTATATATCTTCCCCCAGGGTCCATAATAGTAGAGATTATTTGAATTGGAACAGATTTGTGAATTAAGATAGCTACTCCTCTAGCATGAGATGAGAAGTTAGCAGCAAACACGTGCCCCTGCCACCTTCTACGTATTCTGATGACTTCAGTGGGGACTAGGTGCGTTTCCTGTAGAAATATAATTCTAGAGCCCAAGTGTTTTAGTCTAGTCATTACCTGTTTTATTTTCACCAAACTGCCTAAGCCTCTTATGTTCCATGAGGTTAATTTGCATACCTGGTTATCTGCCATTAGGGGATGCTATGGGGAGCCTTAACAAAGAGCATGAGCTGTACTGAAGAGTTGGGTAAtatgaggggagacagagaagagggaaatacaaaaaaaaaaaaagaataaataaaacgaCAATACACGTGAAATAATGAAAACCTACACAAGAACCACACCAAAAACATTTTGCTAGAACATGTAAAATGTTTAACATATCCACCCACCGACTGCCTACTTTACAGTCTCTAAACTAAGTAAATCCACCTTCCAATAGCTCCTGATTAGGAGCAAAAGTAAGtcaaataaactaaataaaccaCCTTTAATCTCTGTGTATTCAAGTAATATAAAATACCACCCCTTTATGGTAGAACAAAATGAACATTTTAGTATAAGCCATAGCCAATAACGTATAATCTTTAAGGTTCTGAAAGCAAATAGGTTACTGAGTGCAAGCATGACTCAAATTATTTAGCGACACCCTTTAAAGTGAGAAATAACAGAATAATATTGGGCCCAATTAAATGAgccatttttcttttattttccttgtttAACTTGTAAACATCTTTCAAATCAAATCAGCCGTGTGTACTAGAAATAATTTCTATTGCAAGTTTAGCCTACTTTGCATATAAGCAATACATCACCCTGACTCATCAATGCTGTGAAGAAACGTATCCACTTCTCCGGGCGTCTGGAAGACGATGACCTTGCCCTCATATGTCACCCGAAGTTTGGCGGGGTATTGAAGGCCATACTCTATTCCCTTGGAGTATAGAGTCTGTTTCACCGCATAGTAGGCGTTCCGCTGGCGTTGCACGTCGGCTGAAAAGTCTGAGAAAAGTTTGACCTGTCGGTTGTTGTACATAATCGCCTTCTTCTTCCGTGCCGCGTTCATCACCCGCGCTTTATCTTTGAAGTTCAGGAATGTCGCGATCAGTGTCCTGGGACGTTCAGTTGTCGGCTTATGCTTCTGCTTGCCTGAAGTGTTGACCGTTGGAGTAACTGCGATGCGGTGAGCTCGCTCGATCCGCAACGGATGGGGGAAGTTCTCCGGTCCGAGGACTTCGGTGAGCCAATTCTCCAGAAAGGTTTCAGCGTCGGCACCCTCCGCCTTTTCTTCCAGCCCAATGAAGCGTAGATTCGAACGGCGTGAGCGATTCTCAAGGTCGTCATTCTTTTCTGTAAGTTGTTTCACTTTGGCTTCCAACTCAGACACCGTTGCCGTTAGCTGTGTTGTTACATCCTCCGTGTCACCTATGCGTTGTTCAGCCGTGGTCATTCTGCTTTTGATAACATCCAAATCCGATCTAATGTGGGCTATGCCATCAATAACTTCCCTCTGACGCGCCAAACTTTCAGTCTTGAGACAAGCGATGGCCTCTAAAACATCTTGATTCTGGATATCCCGACGACCATTGTTTGTTGCGTCCATCCTCTCGCTATCCTCCACTGAAGAGGCCGCTAGTTCGTGGCTAGCATGCGGTTTGCCACTTGGCGAAGTGTTTGTAGACTTATTAGGTTGATTGTCGggtttatttttgttctttctTGTGCCTGACATAGTTAACCTTGCTTTAAAACGTATCCGTGTTCTATTTGAGTTTGTTATATGGCTTTCAAAGGAGTAGAAATTGTAATTAGTACAGAGACTAAAAAGCAGCGTCTGTCTAGCTCGCCGCCATTACCGGAAGTCGTCCTGAACATTTTTAATCTGTAACATGTCGTCTTTGTCACAACCAGCTTCTCTGACTACAATTTATAAAGCCACTAAACATCATGAAATTGATATTTCaacaggaaatattgacatgttcCCACTGATGCCACCATCCACTAACTGACGTCTactgtttttttcttatttaggACCTGCTGCTGTCGAttgccaacataaaatcaagtctcatttgaaAAAGAAGTTCTGGTGtatgtttgagggaatcgctaaagcaggtcattcaacacctctgaatgagttctacacagagatcttcatcacagagagaggcagtggagaagtcaacaaggaacatgaggtcagactgattgaaacagcttccaggaaaccagtcaAGGAGGAAACCCCAATCAAATGTGcagacatctttaaacctttACTTGCTAAAGATAaaccaatcaggacaataatgacaactggagtggccggtattggtaaaaccatcttaacacaAAAGTTCATCCTCGACTGGGCTGAAGAAAAAGCCAACCACGACATACACtttacatttctcctcactttcagagagctgaatttactgaaagaggaacaatttagcttggtggaacttcttcatcacttctttattgagaccaaagaagcaggaatctgcagatatgaccggttccaagttgtcttcatcttggatggactggatgagtgtcgacttcctctggacttccagaacaacaagatatggactgatgtcacaaagtccacctcggtggacatgctgttgacaaacctcatcaggggccacctgcttccctctgcttgcatctggataaccacacggcctgcggcagccaatcagatccctgttcatagtgttgacatggtgacagaggtgagagggttcaccaacccacagaaggaggactaCTTCAGAAAGAGATTCAAAGATGAGACGCTagccagcacaatcatctcccacgtcaagaaatcacgaagcctccacatcatgtgtcacatcccagtcttctgttggatctcTGCTACAGTCCTCgaggacttcttcaaaacatcccagatcgaagagatgcccaagaccgtgactcagatgtacagccacttcctgagggttcagtccatacagggggacaggaagtaccatgggagggctgaaacagatccagactggagttcagggagcagggagatcattgtttctctgggaaaactggcttttaaccagctggagaaaggcaacctgatcttctatgAGGCAGACCTGGTAGAGTGTGACattgatatcagagcagcctcagtgtactcaggagtgttcacccagatctttaaagaggagtgtgggctgtaccaggacaaggtgttctgctttgtccatctgagcctccaggagtttctggctgctctTTATGTCTTTTGGTCCTTCATCCACaatggtgtcaatctgctctcagaagaaccaccaacctcaagtgaagataaactcctcctctaccagagtgctgtggacaaggccttacagagtgagaacggacacctggacttgttcctccgcttccttctgggcctctctctgcagacgaatcagattgtcctacgaggtctgctgggacagacaaTAAGTAGCTCACAGACCAATAAgggaacagtgtcttacatcaaggagaagataaaaGGAGACctatctccagagagaagcatcaatctgttccactgtctgaacgagctgaacgaccgttctctagtggaggggatccaacagtccctgacatcaggaagtctcttcgAAACACatgtctctcctgctcagtggtcagctctggtcttcatcttactgacatcagaagaggagctggacgtgtttgacctgaagaaatacaaagcttcagaggagggtcttctgaggctacTGCCAGTGATCAAAGACTCCAAAAGATCTCTGTAGGTTTACTCATAATAATGTatgacaatacacaacacaatatacctgATAGTAGAATATATAAGTTATAACTAACAAAACAtatctgtaggttcactaataacatgtattacaataaacCGACTTTTCTAATAAAGATGAAGACAATAACTTAATTACGTTAAAAGTAAAAGTTACTAATTATTAAATTAACATTTAAGGATCTAATTTAGTATGTGTAACATATCTTATTAAAGCTTTTATAACTTTTTGCCAACAATGTTATaacttattacgttattggctggtTATTACGTTGTTTGCCTTgcataaaaaatatttagaaaatgtattaactgagccaataatgtaataaattaGGTatccctttattttattttcaatttctggAGAGAATTTGTCACACTAAGCCTTATTATTGCATCTTGCATCAAACGCTTAAATATCTGACCTAACAGTTACCTCTCCACCCTCATTCCCCCCTAACAGTTACCTCTCCACCCTCATACCCCCCTCCAGATGAGGGGGGTATGAATTTGGGtgtcacgccaaatttgtaccgggtgccaaatttgtaccgggcacgtcatccatacgtaatccattccaaacctgcctggcaacagatgatcgcgtcgtccgttgcctggcaacggacgatcgcgtcgaatgacgtgaaaggttcacgaacattcgcgaaccctCAAGCTCGTTCATTCGCACTTGTTCATTGACCGTGACAAGACCGATAACATTGACCGTGACAAGACAGCTAACACTTACacttacaaattacattacatactcagtttacttgctaaatttgattaaacaattaaatacaatacaaatataaatataaagtaaaaacaagtgttatctagcaatccgttttctgtattatgttatttcgtctttggaaacatgagcgcaaatgtttttcgaaacccgctttaaacactcagtttacaagctaaatttgattaaacaattaaatacaatacaaatataaagtaaaaacaagtgttatctagcgttccgttatctgtattatgttatttcgtctttggcaacatgagcgcaaatgtttttttaaacctgcccggcaacggacaacccttacgtaatctgaTGAcatgcccggtacaaatttgccacccggtacaaatttggcgtgacagAGGCCTTAAAGGAGCAAAGAGTGAATTTGGATTTATATGTTACTCTTTGGGTTccgttataataataataagcagccaataacgtaataccTTATAACATTATTGGCAAaaagttattacgttattggctcaACAACTTTATTACACTGcaagttattacgttattggctttattacatttacatttttacgtTATTGCCATTTTTTACTTTATTGGCCACTATAACGTTATTGGTTGCTACACACATCCTCCACTAAGTTTAAAGTAAAAGATGTTTGTCATTCTAATCACAGTCCCTAACatagtgtgttatgtgtgtgcaggctgaatggctgtgatctgtcagagagaagctttgaagctctggcctcagttctcagctcaatctcctctagtctgagagagctggacctgagttccaataatctgcaggattcaggagtgaagctgctctctgctggactggggagtccactcTGTACACttgaaactctcaggtcagttttactcaatatctcaaacagttacaccacaagttctaCATCAGCGGACATTGAACAGATTTATCTCCAGAAAGTTAACAGGTCTAAATTATTCAGTAGAATATGTCCTCTCAGGGGTTAGGCACATTTTGTACTGGTGCCAATAACTTTTTAATTGGGTGGCACCCTAACAAATGTGGTCGTAGCCCTTTATTAGACTTGAGAATGTCCTTGGTCACGTACCATCCATCTATGTCCATTCACGTGAACAGATTCACTCGCTTTTAATAAGTTGTTAATTGTTTTGATTGCATAGGGGGTGTTGTTCTGTTTTTACCGCCAGCGCCTCAACTTCACTTTCTCCACCAAAcaactcttcatcctcctcctcctcctcctcaattaAATACCTACTGATAATAACCAGCTGctgattggataatatactcCAATAAGGATTtatcttcttctctgggtcatccagaatagtgcatttcttcacATGTTCTTGAATAACGCTAGTGCTACTCTGACATTTCattgaaactttgcacaaagtacaaaccagtgttttagttttctgatcaAAGCAGTGTCTTCAcgggaacttaagtgggtcgtgttCCCTAATAGAGTTATCACACTGGCACCGCAATACAGCTGCGCTTTAActcagcactgaactaaactttggcagtctgcgtgcatcgcagcaccattaccactcatcttatcaaacacaagacctccatctcactctatttgtgttgccatgagaGTAAAAGGTGTACGTTGGATTCAGTTGGTTAATGATTGTTACATTCATTAACCAACTGAATCCAACAGATTCCTCTTAGAtctgttctttcttttttaacacttacatttttattgtttttttggtaAACATACAAAACCACATGTATGCAAGAATACAACTGGAAGAAAGAACAGTTTCAAATAAAGCCCCATTTGAATTGGAATAACAATTCTTATACATACACGTGTATATTCgagaaaaaatataattaaagataaataacaataaagaaACTACCAGTGACATGTGAGCCATCTCCCTTACTTGAaattaggggtgtgacgatattGCGTGCCACGAAATATCGCAATATTAAAACGTGACGAAATGCGTCGTTGAGACGAACAAATGGTTATTCATGGACTTAAGTTTGCATTTAATGTGCAAACTTAAGTGCAAACTTACTAATGCCATTTTTTCCACCGACAGCGAGGCACAACTTGGTTTGGTTCCAGGCACGGCGTGTTTCCATCTAAAATATATCTACGTGGGAGGGTCGCATGGGTCGCATAGCACGCATGCGCGAAATTGCGCTGGCTTATCCACGGACGGACAGGGCTACACACAGGAGCGTCTACACCTCTGTCACGGTCCACGGCGTGTTCTCGCACGCTGATCCTGCGGTGTTCAATAATCAATCACTATTGTTGACTGAACGCTGATACTAGTATTTAAAGATGCCGGTGTTGAGCCCGAAATGGAATCCCCATCTGAAATATTTTGTGTCTATAAAATAAACGACAATATGTAGTGTCGTTTATTTTAAAGTCACAAAATATTTCAAAACTCGAATGAAGAAAATGTATGACGTATGTACGTCATACATTTTCTTCATTCACGTTTTGCTGTAATATCGTTATAATATCGAATCCTGAACCCAATATCGTTTATCGTATCGAATTGTGAGCTGAGTGAATCGCCTCACCCCTACTTGAAATGCAACATCATGATCTGATTTCAAACCTCCCAATGTGTGGTGTCGTTCACTTCTCTTTTATATTCAACCCATTTTTCCCATCTTGATTCAAACTTCCGCTCCTGGACCCTCAATATGTACGTGAATCTTTCCATGTCGTATATTTCTTCCACTACACCGAGCCATTGCTTCTTTGTTGGTGGATCGGCTTTGTACCATGCTCTAGTTGTGATTTTCTTGCTTGCTGCCAGCAGAGCTTTTATCAGATATAAGTCCCCACCTTGCATGTTTTCCTGAACCAGATTCCCTAGGTACAACACCAAGCCGGTCTGgtgcggccacactgaacgcgttacgcgcgtTAGATTACAcaagtaacgcgcctaacctgacgcttgatcattgtgtgtcacaaaaatggttcaacgcgcctacgCAGCCACCATTGCTGCGCTGTATTTAGGAGTCTGAGGTAGGAatcccaaacgccgccgtgtttgggtgcatgatagagtttagatggGGTTAGATTatataatctcggatataaataacaataatcgggttaaataacttcacatggtgtgtctggtgtgtttccagcattcgtagtgttgatcagcagagaaattatccgccaaagacgttgaggttgcttagcaacaaGAGACgctgcccatgcaagtgaatggagcgttccctcttcgtcataactttcaaaccaaacatccttcacattcaccgagcaaacattatgaaagtaaaatgcacatttctcgctacaTTTTTTTACATAAACATTTTTAATGGCGtgactatgttactatttccaccaaGAATAAAGAGGGAGATGTccgccgtatgcttctgtgctaGCGTCACGCGTTACTCACGTTAGGTAATTCATATCCAATTACCTCCTAATTCTTTCAAAACACCTTCCCAATTTTCCTCCATCTTTGACACCCCTCCTGCCCACATAATTTCCAACATACAGTCTGTTACGGGGCATACCTCCCTTTCATATTTGGGGTAATGAAATATCTTATGATATTCTTCCACCCGGACTCCCTCCATAACCTCGAAGCAGTTGTCGAGTGCTGTATCCTGCATACGTTGTACCATTCTTCCTCCGTTATCTCGATCCCAAGCTCTCTTTCCCACTTTTCTTTTACATACATAGTAGAGTTCCCCCTGCTCTTCAGCAGACCTTGGTATAGGGCTGAGATCTCCCTACTCTTTCCCCCTGTATATAAATCATTCACTACCttaattattcattttgttGGGTGGCCTtatccatttttatttttatttaaacctCTCTTTTAAATATTGAAAACTCTGCATTTTCCTTTCTTCTACTATCGTGCAAATTGCCGTGATGCCTCCTCTTTCCCATCTCTTGAAACCATGACCTTTTCCTGTCAGAAATGTATTGACATGCGTTAAACATCTCAAAATCTTCATCTCTTTTTCTAATTAGTATCTCACTATAGTGTTCCAAATGTTTAAAGAAAACTTAGTTATTGAGTTTATTTAGCCTTCCTGTTTCTTAAGTAGTTCTTTATCCCCCACTAGTGCTTGATTATGATAGCCCTCCCCCTTATGTCAATATCTTTCCATTAGGCTACGTAGTTCCCGTTACACCAACATGCCACAGCTCTGACCTGTGCTGCATGGTAGTAATCTTTTAAACTGGGCAAcgccatccctcctctctccttagGCAACGTAGTGTTGAAGCCTAATCCTGGGTCTCTTTCTCCAACAGATGAACCTTGAGATCCACTTATCCCACTCCATACATTAACTTTGTGGTACAGATATGGGTAATGATTAATAGATAGTTAGATACAATAACCTTGGCAGTATGTACATTTTTACTATTTCAATCTTTGAAATAAAGTCCAATACCTGTCCTGACCACCTTGCAAAGTACCCCTTAATGCTCTGAATATCATTATTGTGTGTAGTTTGCGTTAGATAATTAGTCTACTCCTTTTCGGATGTTAACTATCTTCTCACAGTCCCATCTCCATTTGTATTTCTCTATCGTTAGTGTGTAATTTAGAGCTAAAATCTGTGTCTTTGTCACATTAAGTCTATACCCTGAATAGTGCCCGTATTCCTCCAGTAGATCCATCAGTATTGGAAAGCTTGTGTCTGGTTGTCCTATCAGTGTGATCACTATAGTCGACCGCTTTAACTTAATCCGATCCGTCAGACTACCATTCACTTTCACTCTTGCTGTTGGCTCATGATACAATGACCGTATGCATTTGATAAGAGTCCCAATTAAAGCCACATTTTTCTAGGACTTTATACAGGTAGGTCCACCCAACATAATCAAATGCCTTTTCGTGTCCAAACTCACTAAGACCAcactctttcctctccttttaACTTCCTCCTCTATGTGAATTGTCTTCCTTATATTGTCCTGTGCCTGCCTTCCTTTTATAAAACCAGTGTGGTCTTCATCTATAAT encodes:
- the LOC115539123 gene encoding NLR family CARD domain-containing protein 3-like, translated to MFEGIAKAGHSTPLNEFYTEIFITERGSGEVNKEHEVRLIETASRKPVKEETPIKCADIFKPLLAKDKPIRTIMTTGVAGIGKTILTQKFILDWAEEKANHDIHFTFLLTFRELNLLKEEQFSLVELLHHFFIETKEAGICRYDRFQVVFILDGLDECRLPLDFQNNKIWTDVTKSTSVDMLLTNLIRGHLLPSACIWITTRPAAANQIPVHSVDMVTEVRGFTNPQKEDYFRKRFKDETLASTIISHVKKSRSLHIMCHIPVFCWISATVLEDFFKTSQIEEMPKTVTQMYSHFLRVQSIQGDRKYHGRAETDPDWSSGSREIIVSLGKLAFNQLEKGNLIFYEADLVECDIDIRAASVYSGVFTQIFKEECGLYQDKVFCFVHLSLQEFLAALYVFWSFIHNGVNLLSEEPPTSSEDKLLLYQSAVDKALQSENGHLDLFLRFLLGLSLQTNQIVLRGLLGQTISSSQTNKGTVSYIKEKIKGDLSPERSINLFHCLNELNDRSLVEGIQQSLTSGSLFETHVSPAQWSALVFILLTSEEELDVFDLKKYKASEEGLLRLLPVIKDSKRSLLTGCHLSERCCEDLASGLSSNSSSLRELDLSTNDLQDSGVKLLSAGLGSPHCTLETLSLSGCLVTQEGCASLASALSSNPSHLRELDLSYNHPGDSGAALLSAGLEDPRWRLDTLSVEHGGVWRLKPALKKYACDLTLDPNTAHRDLSLSEDNRKVTWVEEDQSYPDHPERFDSWPQLLGREALTGRCYWEVEWEGWVDIGVTYRGITRRGGGGDSRLGLNNKSWSLHCSDDGYSARYDGRGTALPLPPAGSTRVGVYLDRPAGSLSFYRVSPGGGGSSDTLTHLHTFWSSFTQEDLLPGVGVWWEGDSVSLCRL